The Devosia sp. YIM 151766 genome includes a region encoding these proteins:
- a CDS encoding 3-oxoacid CoA-transferase subunit B — MGHTIADTIKPRSRNEIARRVARDIGEGWCVNLGIGIPTLVANHVPGSREVIFHSENGILGMGPAPAPAARDTWLVNAGKQYVTLLEGGSYIHHADSFAIARGGRLDLCVLGAYQVACNGDLANWTMGGDAAPAVGGAMDLAVGARRVWTLMSLLTKSGESKLKRACTFPLTARQCVSRIYADYAVIDVTEDGFVATELVPGLSLEMLQDIVEAPIRLARPAEERFQPGSEEKSTSS; from the coding sequence ATGGGCCACACAATTGCTGACACGATCAAACCGCGCAGCCGCAATGAAATCGCGCGCCGCGTCGCCCGCGACATCGGCGAGGGATGGTGCGTCAATCTGGGCATCGGCATTCCCACCCTGGTCGCCAACCACGTGCCGGGCTCGCGGGAGGTGATCTTTCACTCCGAGAACGGAATCCTGGGAATGGGGCCGGCCCCGGCGCCCGCCGCGCGCGACACCTGGCTGGTCAATGCCGGCAAGCAATATGTGACGCTGCTCGAGGGCGGTAGCTACATTCACCATGCGGACAGTTTCGCCATCGCGCGCGGCGGGCGGCTCGATCTTTGCGTTCTGGGCGCCTACCAGGTCGCCTGCAATGGCGATCTGGCCAATTGGACGATGGGCGGGGATGCCGCTCCCGCAGTCGGCGGGGCCATGGATCTGGCCGTCGGCGCCCGCCGCGTCTGGACGCTCATGTCCCTGCTGACAAAATCAGGAGAAAGCAAACTGAAGCGCGCATGCACTTTTCCGCTCACCGCGCGGCAATGTGTAAGCCGAATCTATGCCGACTACGCGGTCATCGACGTCACCGAAGACGGCTTCGTCGCCACGGAATTGGTGCCGGGCCTCTCGCTTGAGATGCTCCAGGACATCGTCGAAGCACCCATCAGGCTCGCCCGGCCCGCAGAGGAACGGTTTCAGCCCGGTTCCGAGGAAAAAAGTACGTCATCGTGA
- a CDS encoding AMP-binding protein — translation MTISPDVSRPYADHCHTLGGLFDSRAQADPDRPFLSFDDRRYTWRQFAAEIERVAAVLHGRNVRKGDRVAICSTNSDAHVILLLALARIGAAMVPLNPAFGVEEMRYILADADVSGVIGSLAVLPIVRRALQLAGMDRWLMQIDGEADDAPGFFSASAARPAPASGAAGDTCVIIYTSGTTGMPKGVMHSQKNFVLCAEVVAARVGLRPDDKVLIILPFFHVNALFYSLASMLAAGASGTVLPRFSAGTFWDSVVQSEATQVNLIEAVGNILQKRPRTEFRPEHRLRVVYGVRQAFVETFHKTFGIPLLVAGYGLTECPGALCNPLGGPEKPGSIGVTGRHPDPAQSWTQARVVDEAGNEVADGEAGELLLKSPALMQGYFRDPEQTAAAFRDGWFATGDLVRRDRDGYYFFLSRKKDIIRRRGENISGAELDRVIGEHPAVHEAAAIAVPAELGEDDILVAIVLRPGLTLRAEDVAAWCVERLAAMKVPRFVTFVEKLPHTPTHKIAKAVLRADSSLLEQATDLERKRM, via the coding sequence GTGACTATCTCCCCTGATGTTTCGCGGCCTTATGCCGACCATTGCCACACGCTGGGCGGGCTCTTTGACAGCCGCGCCCAAGCCGATCCGGACCGACCGTTCCTTAGCTTCGACGACCGGCGCTACACGTGGCGGCAGTTCGCAGCCGAGATCGAGCGCGTCGCGGCGGTGTTGCACGGCCGGAACGTGCGCAAGGGCGACCGTGTGGCCATCTGCTCCACCAATAGCGACGCCCATGTGATCTTGCTGCTGGCCCTCGCCAGGATCGGCGCGGCGATGGTGCCGCTCAATCCCGCTTTTGGCGTCGAGGAGATGCGCTACATCCTTGCAGATGCAGACGTTTCCGGCGTCATCGGCTCGCTGGCGGTGCTGCCGATCGTGCGCCGGGCACTTCAATTGGCCGGCATGGATCGCTGGCTGATGCAGATCGATGGAGAGGCCGATGACGCGCCCGGCTTCTTTTCCGCCTCCGCCGCGAGGCCCGCACCGGCCAGCGGCGCAGCTGGCGACACCTGCGTCATTATCTATACTTCAGGCACGACGGGGATGCCCAAAGGCGTGATGCACAGCCAAAAGAACTTCGTGCTGTGCGCCGAGGTGGTGGCGGCGCGGGTGGGCCTGCGGCCGGATGACAAGGTACTGATCATCCTGCCGTTCTTTCATGTAAACGCATTGTTTTATTCGCTCGCTTCGATGCTGGCGGCGGGGGCCAGCGGCACGGTTCTGCCGCGCTTTTCGGCTGGCACGTTCTGGGACAGCGTCGTGCAATCGGAAGCCACGCAGGTCAACCTCATCGAGGCGGTCGGCAACATTCTGCAAAAACGCCCCCGCACGGAGTTCCGGCCCGAACACCGGCTTCGCGTAGTCTATGGCGTACGGCAGGCATTCGTCGAAACCTTCCACAAGACGTTCGGAATTCCCCTGCTCGTCGCCGGCTATGGCCTGACCGAATGTCCCGGCGCGTTGTGCAACCCGCTCGGCGGGCCGGAGAAGCCCGGCAGCATCGGAGTGACCGGCCGCCATCCCGATCCCGCGCAATCCTGGACGCAGGCGCGGGTCGTGGACGAGGCGGGCAACGAGGTGGCCGACGGTGAAGCGGGGGAACTCCTGCTCAAATCTCCCGCTCTCATGCAGGGCTACTTCCGCGATCCGGAGCAGACCGCCGCCGCCTTTCGCGATGGCTGGTTCGCCACCGGCGATCTCGTCCGGCGGGATCGCGATGGCTATTATTTTTTCCTCTCGCGCAAGAAGGACATCATCCGCCGCCGCGGCGAAAACATCTCGGGCGCGGAACTCGACCGCGTCATCGGCGAACACCCGGCCGTCCACGAAGCCGCGGCAATCGCCGTCCCCGCCGAACTGGGCGAGGATGACATTCTGGTGGCGATCGTGCTCAGGCCCGGCCTCACGCTCCGTGCCGAGGACGTCGCGGCTTGGTGTGTCGAACGGCTCGCGGCGATGAAGGTGCCGCGCTTCGTCACTTTCGTGGAGAAGCTTCCCCATACCCCCACGCATAAGATCGCCAAGGCGGTGCTGCGCGCCGATTCATCGCTCCTGGAGCAGGCGACCGATCTTGAACGAAAACGGATGTGA
- a CDS encoding 3-oxoacid CoA-transferase subunit A yields the protein MIDKFVNLSEAFQGIEDGSVVLVGGFGAAGQPVQLIDGLIEYGAGDLTIVANNAGVGHTGLARLLELGRVRKIICSFPRSSNPVVFETLYRAGKIELEIAAQGTIAERIRAAGAGIPAFYTPTGAGTLMADGKQTAMFGGRECILETALYADLALIEAWTADRWGNLTYRRAGRNFNPIMAMAAKCTIAQTQHRVDLGGIDPEAVVTPGVFVDRVVHIPYGDPPEF from the coding sequence ATGATCGACAAATTCGTGAATCTTTCCGAGGCTTTCCAGGGCATCGAGGACGGCAGTGTCGTCCTTGTCGGCGGGTTCGGTGCCGCCGGTCAGCCGGTGCAATTGATCGATGGCCTGATCGAATATGGTGCCGGCGACCTGACGATCGTCGCCAACAATGCCGGGGTCGGTCATACAGGCTTGGCCCGGCTTCTGGAGCTTGGCCGGGTGCGCAAGATTATCTGTTCGTTTCCCAGAAGTTCGAACCCGGTGGTTTTTGAAACGCTCTACCGGGCCGGAAAAATCGAACTCGAGATTGCCGCCCAGGGCACTATTGCGGAACGGATACGGGCCGCCGGTGCCGGCATCCCGGCCTTTTATACACCAACGGGCGCCGGCACGCTGATGGCCGATGGCAAACAGACGGCCATGTTCGGCGGCCGCGAATGCATCCTCGAAACCGCGCTTTACGCCGATCTGGCGCTTATTGAGGCCTGGACCGCCGACCGGTGGGGCAATCTCACCTATCGGCGTGCCGGCCGGAACTTCAATCCCATCATGGCGATGGCCGCAAAGTGCACGATCGCGCAGACCCAGCATCGCGTGGATTTGGGCGGGATCGATCCCGAAGCGGTGGTCACGCCCGGCGTGTTCGTCGATCGGGTGGTGCACATTCCTTATGGCGACCCACCGGAGTTCTAG